A part of Chryseobacterium shigense genomic DNA contains:
- a CDS encoding AadS family aminoglycoside 6-adenylyltransferase, with translation MKAREEKLEKIISWAENNPDIRAVLLTSSLVNPYAPVDDFSDLDIELIFEDMNNYEEDKEWIYLFGDPVSMIEEDDTYFEGKHAMKMVLYSDHVKVDFKLYQKSEFVREIQDSLPDDWDVGYKVLIDKDHLTQEMKSPTYQSVMIHQPEEQKFLQLINDFWWDTTYVAKCLKRGDLFYAKFMSENVIRTDYLVPLIEWYIASEQGWKNVTTNKHGRLFKKYLPVEIWKRVETTFSGSGIEENWHALYAMADLVHEFGTILAKKLNFEYPQKKENNVRKYLDEVKSMA, from the coding sequence ATGAAAGCGCGGGAAGAAAAACTGGAAAAAATCATCAGTTGGGCTGAAAATAATCCTGACATACGCGCTGTACTGCTCACCAGCTCACTCGTAAATCCCTATGCACCCGTTGACGACTTCAGCGATCTTGATATAGAGCTGATCTTCGAGGATATGAATAATTACGAGGAAGATAAAGAATGGATTTATCTTTTCGGTGATCCGGTTTCTATGATAGAAGAAGATGATACATATTTTGAAGGAAAGCATGCCATGAAAATGGTTTTGTATTCTGATCATGTGAAAGTTGATTTCAAGCTTTATCAGAAATCAGAGTTTGTCAGGGAAATTCAGGATTCTCTTCCTGATGATTGGGATGTAGGCTATAAAGTTTTGATTGATAAAGACCATCTGACTCAGGAGATGAAATCTCCCACATATCAGTCTGTAATGATTCATCAACCGGAAGAACAAAAGTTTTTACAGTTAATCAACGACTTTTGGTGGGATACAACCTATGTAGCAAAATGCCTGAAACGCGGAGATCTGTTTTACGCTAAATTTATGTCAGAAAACGTAATCCGTACAGATTACCTGGTTCCCCTGATTGAATGGTATATTGCCAGTGAACAGGGATGGAAAAACGTCACTACGAATAAACATGGTCGTCTTTTCAAAAAATATCTGCCTGTAGAGATTTGGAAAAGAGTAGAAACTACTTTTTCAGGAAGCGGTATAGAAGAGAACTGGCACGCTTTATATGCAATGGCAGACCTGGTACATGAGTTTGGGACAATTTTAGCAAAAAAACTCAATTTTGAATATCCTCAGAAAAAGGAAAATAATGTAAGAAAATATCTGGATGAGGTAAAATCTATGGCCTGA
- a CDS encoding GNAT family N-acetyltransferase — translation MVSLRFFKDLDFGELNYSLNENQLQYTSMVEKALKRIEERNDGKEFPVTIFKDEKPAGFFVLDFGEDKLDLTENEESVLLRSLSINPCLQGKGIGNTAMQKVDSFVRENFPDCSEIVLAVNQKNISAYHIYLKAGYLYDGKTRIGRSGPQYLMHKKI, via the coding sequence ATGGTCAGCCTGAGGTTTTTTAAAGATCTTGATTTCGGGGAGCTTAATTATTCCCTGAATGAAAATCAGCTGCAATATACTTCAATGGTAGAAAAAGCTTTGAAGAGGATAGAAGAGAGAAATGACGGTAAAGAGTTTCCGGTTACCATCTTTAAAGATGAAAAACCTGCGGGATTTTTTGTACTTGATTTTGGAGAAGATAAGCTGGATCTTACAGAGAATGAAGAATCGGTTTTATTAAGATCTTTATCCATAAATCCGTGTTTACAGGGAAAAGGAATCGGAAATACTGCCATGCAGAAAGTAGATTCTTTTGTCAGAGAAAACTTTCCGGATTGCAGTGAAATTGTTCTGGCAGTCAACCAGAAGAACATTTCAGCTTATCATATCTATCTGAAAGCTGGTTATCTGTACGATGGCAAAACCAGAATAGGAAGGAGCGGACCTCAATACCTGATGCACAAAAAAATTTAA
- a CDS encoding DUF1684 domain-containing protein, which translates to MVSTEITEIREFQEDLNAEYLNPKETPLRGDNFTNFKGHPFFPADLKYIVTAKFSKTKNPRPFNLPTSSGKTKSYREYGKATFELNGKSYTLTLYQSLDLIKQKKYKDYLFLPFHDATNEKETYGGGKYMDLKIPKGNTIVLDFNKSYQPYCAYNAYDYNCPVVPEENRLPIEIRAGVMYEDIYHH; encoded by the coding sequence ATGGTTTCTACGGAGATCACGGAAATCAGAGAATTTCAGGAAGACCTCAATGCAGAATATCTTAATCCCAAAGAAACACCTTTACGTGGAGATAATTTTACCAATTTTAAAGGGCATCCGTTCTTTCCGGCAGATCTTAAATATATAGTCACTGCTAAATTCAGTAAAACAAAAAATCCACGGCCTTTCAATCTCCCTACTTCTTCCGGTAAAACCAAATCTTACAGAGAATATGGAAAAGCAACATTTGAGCTGAACGGAAAATCCTATACCCTGACTTTATATCAAAGCCTCGATCTGATCAAACAGAAAAAATATAAAGATTACTTATTTCTTCCCTTCCACGATGCAACCAATGAAAAAGAAACCTATGGCGGCGGAAAATACATGGATCTGAAAATTCCGAAAGGAAATACCATTGTTCTGGATTTCAACAAGTCCTACCAACCTTATTGTGCATATAACGCCTATGATTATAACTGCCCTGTAGTGCCTGAGGAAAACAGACTTCCCATAGAGATCAGGGCTGGGGTGATGTATGAGGATATCTATCATCACTAA